One segment of Salvelinus fontinalis isolate EN_2023a chromosome 12, ASM2944872v1, whole genome shotgun sequence DNA contains the following:
- the LOC129866890 gene encoding uncharacterized protein LOC129866890, translating to MMDAMDKRPFGAEYNYKMSENDISRLIKLRATNDAIFTGKRNSAMPAWRAMLVELGLEGKLTTGQLKKKWENLKKKYKDFKYPPLGMEKVNPMSWRWFHLMDDAIEGRLAGSARILNPSLFDFGEVGDVSFASSPTTSPIANKRLCMRPEGGEGTNIFEFWAKAQLGESVGAASTVADGQVAYTDAATEEIRRAAVECERALREEGRGAAQNERAAPDKMPVGVYGRTMAEDVETIAEDGRAMLVRNPGRNIERETAELERQIADLEKEREVLEREQADFDRERLILDRERDVVNRERVAVERGRASLDKDRAAMDRERAAMERERAILDRDRASIERERAELQKEKEALMKSKISRNIVSTDVELDSSTVEKREKLLSIFERLVDKL from the exons ATGATGGATGCGATGGATAAAAGACCTTTTGGTGCAGAATATAACTATAAAA TGTCGGAAAATGACATATCCAGATTGATAAAATTGCGTGCAACGAATGACGCCATCTTCACTGGGAAGAGAAACTCTGCCATGCCTGCctggag AGCAATGCTAGTAGAGTTGGGTCTCGAAGGAAAGCTTACAACCGGGCAATTGAAAAAGAAGTGGGAAAACCTTAAAAAGAAATATAAG GATTTTAAGTACCCTCCTCTTGGCATGGAGAAAGTCAATCCAATGTCCTGGCGTTGGTTTCACCTCATGGACGATGCCATCGAGGGCCGCCTAGCTGGGTCTGCCCGTATCCTAAACCCTTCGCTGTTTGATTTTGGGGAAGTTGGGGACGTTTCATTTGCGTCCTCTCCCACTACCTCTCCCATAGCCAACAAGAGACTATGTATGAGGCCggagggaggtgagggaacaAACATTTTTGAGTTCTGGGCCAAGGCACAGCTGGGGGAGAGTGTTGGTGCTGCGAGCACAGTAGCAGATGGACAGGTGGCATACACAGATGCAGCTACAGAGGAGATCCGGAGGGCAGCGGTGGAGTGCGAGAGGGCCCTGCGAGAGGAGGGCAGGGGTGCAGCTCAGAATGAGAGGGCCGCGCCTGACAAGATGCCAGTGGGTGTGTACGGGAGGACCATGGCTGAGGATGTAGAGACCATAGCTGAAGACGGAAGAGCCATGTTGGTGAGAAACCCTGGCAGGAACATTGAGAGGGAGACTGCTGAACTAGAGAGGCAGATAGCAGATTTGGAGAAGGAGCGAGAAGTGTTAGAGAGGGAGCAGGCAGACtttgacagggagaggttgatactggacagagagagggatgtggTGAACAGAGAGAGGGTGGCTGTTGAACGAGGCAGAGCTTCACTAGACAAGGACAGAGCAGCGATGGACAGGGAGCGAGCAGCAATGGAACGGGAGCGAGCCATACTGGACAGGGATAGGGCgtcgatcgagagagagagggcagagctgCAGAAAGAAAAGGAAGCCCTAATGAAAAGCAAGATTTCCAGGAACATCGTCTCCACTGATGTGGAACTGGACTCATCCACTGTAGAAAAAAGAGAGAAACTGCTTTCCATATTTGAGAGACTTGTTGATAAGCTGTGA